A single region of the Anguilla rostrata isolate EN2019 chromosome 11, ASM1855537v3, whole genome shotgun sequence genome encodes:
- the LOC135235317 gene encoding ATPase family AAA domain-containing protein 3-like isoform X12: MSWLFGWRRGQSAPPPDSSETPSTPQAEGGSGGNGDDKPKDKWSNFDPTGLERAARAARELDKSQHAKEALDMARLQEQTLQMEHQSKLKEYEAAVEQLKGEQIRSQGEERRKTIAEETKQHQARAQYQDKLARQRYEDQLRQQQAINEESLRKQEESVQKQEAMRKATIEHEMELRHKNELLRVDAEYKARARVERENADINREQIRLKAAEHRQTVLESIRTAGAVFGEGFRAFVSDWDKVTVTAAGLTLLAVGVYSARNATAVAGRYIEARLGKPSLVRETSRITVGEAIKHPVKVTKRVMSKPEDALEGVVLSPPLEERVRDIAIATRNTRKNRGLYRNILMYGPPGTGKTLFAKKLASHSGMDYAIMTGGDVAPMGRDGVTAMHKVFDWASTSRRGVLLFVDEADAFLRKRATEKISEDLRATLNAFLYRTGEQSNKFMLVLASNQPEQFDWAINDRIDEIVNFALPGPEERERLVRLYFDRYVLGPATGGRQRLKLAKFDYGEKCSEIAQRVEGMSGREISKLGVAWQAAAYSSEDGVLTEAMIDARVVDAVQQHLQKMDWLQREGGPESGGKVGITLPREGGAPGGQMGFAAAPGGVPLAQEALESEAGVALPQEAVIPLVQAAIPLIKEAEAEAAPIVAEAEAVPVVKEAEAEAAPVVAEAEAAPVVAAAEAAPVVAEAEAAPVVAEAEAAPVVTEAEAAPVVAAAEAAPVVAEAEAAPVVAEAEAAPVVAEAEAAPVVAEAEAAPVVAEAEAAPVVAEAEAAPVVAEAEAAPVVAEAEAAPVVAEAEAAPVVAAAEAAPIVAEAEAAPVVAEAEAAPVVAEAEAAPVVAEAEAAPIAAEAEAAPVVAEAEAAPVVAEAEAAPIVAEAEAAPVVKEAEAEAAPVVAEAEAAPIVAEAEAAPIVKEAEAEAAPVVKEAEAEAAPAAKEAEAEAAPPQGDGGAPADQAAAKDSASSEDTVPPAEGGTDSGSKAESPALKDKDPKKQTDAGSGPKDGTPV; the protein is encoded by the exons atgtcCTGGCTGTTCGGCTGGAGAAGGGGGCAGTCCGCTCCACCACCTGATTCTTCTGAAACACCGTCAACTCCTCAGGCAGAGGGGGGTTCGGGGGGAAATGGAGACGATAAACCCAAGGACAAATGGAGCAACTTCGACCCGACTGGACTGGAACGAGCTGCACGGGCGGCCAGAGAACTGGACAAGTCCC AACATGCAAAGGAGGCGCTGGATATGGCCCGACTGCAAGAGCAGACGCTGCAGATGGAGCACCAGAGCAAGCTGAAG GAATATGAAGCCGCTGTGGAACAGCTGAAGGGGGAACAGATCCGCTCCCAGGGGGAGGAGCGGCGAAAGACCATCGCCGAGGAGACCAAACAGCATCAGGCA AGGGCACAGTACCAAGACAAACTAGCCAGGCAGAGGTACGAGGATCAGTTAAGGCAACAG CAAGCCATCAACGAGGAGAGCCTGCGCAAGCAGGAAGAATCCGtgcagaaacaggaagccatgagGAAAG CAACGATCGAGCACGAGATGGAGTTGCGGCACAAGAACGAACTGTTGCGCGTGGACGCGGAGTACAAAGCGCGCGCCCGCGTGGAGCGGGAGAACGCGGACATCAACCGCGAGCAGATCCGTCTGAAAGCTGCCGAACACCGTCAGACTGTCCTGGAGTCCATTCG GACCGCTGGTGCTGTGTTTGGGGAAGGTTTTCGAGCCTTCGTGTCGGACTGGGACAAAGTCACAGTGACG GCGGCTGGCCTAACCCTGCTGGCGGTGGGCGTGTACTCCGCCCGGAACGCCACCGCCGTGGCAGGGCGCTATATCGAGGCCAGGCTGGGGAAGCCCTCGCTGGTCAGAGAGACGTCCAGGATCACCGTGGGGGAGGCCATCAAACACCCCGTGAAG GTGACAAAGCGGGTGATGAGTAAGCCAGAGGATGCCCTAGAGGGAGTGGTGCTCAGT CCACCTCTGGAGGAACGGGTGCGCGACATCGCCATAGCGACCCGGAACACTCGGAAGAACCGCGGCCTCTACCGGAACATTCTCATGTACGGCCCGCCCGGCACCGGCAAGACCCTCTTTGCCAAG AAGCTGGCGTCGCACTCGGGCATGGACTACGCCATCATGACCGGGGGGGACGTGGCGCCCATGGGGCGGGACGGCGTCACCGCCATGCACAAGGTCTTCGACTGGGCCAGCACCAGCCGCCGCGG AGTCCTGCTCTTCGTAGACGAAGCCGACGCGTTCCTACGGAAACGAGCCact GAGAAGATCAGTGAAGACCTCAGGGCCACACTGAACGCGTTCCTCTACCGCACAGGAGAGCAGAGCAACaa GTTTATGCTAGTGCTAGCTAGTAACCAGCCGGAGCAGTTTGACTGGGCGATAAACGACCGGATCGATGAGATCGTCAACTTCGCCCTGCCGGGGCCCGAGGAACGGGAGAGACTGGTGCGGCTGTACTTCGACCGTTATGTGCTGGGGCCTGCCACCGGAGGGCGCCA GAGACTGAAACTGGCCAAGTTTGACTACGGGGAAAAGTGTTCGGAGATTGCCCAGCGGGTCGAAGGCATGTCCGGCCGAGAAATCTCCAAACTGGGCGTGGCCTGGCAG gcggcAGCGTACTCTTCGGAGGACGGGGTCCTGACGGAGGCCATGATTGACGCGCGGGTGGTGGACGCCGTGCAGCAGCACCTGCAGAAGATGGACtggctgcagagggaggggggccccGAGAGCGGGGGCAAGGTCGGCATCACGCTGCCCAGGGAGGGGGGCGCCCCGGGGGGGCAGATGGGCTTCGCGGCGGCCCCGGGAGGGGTCCCGCTGGCCCAGGAGGCGCTGGAGAGCGAGGCGGGGGTCGCGCTGCCTCAGGAGGCGGTGATCCCTCTGGTCCAGGCGGCCATTCCACTCATCAAAGAGGCTGAAGCTGAGGCAGCCCCCATTgtagctgaagctgaagcagtCCCCGTTGTAAAGGAGGCTGAAGCTGAGGCAGCCCCCGTTGTTGCAGAAGCTGAGGCAGCTCCTGTTGttgctgcagctgaagcagccCCCGTTGTTGCAGAAGCTGAGGCAGCCCCTGTTgttgctgaagctgaagcagcCCCCGTTGTTACAGAAGCTGAGGCAGCCCCTGTTGtagctgcagctgaagcagccCCCGTTGTTGCAGAAGCTGAAGCAGCCCCCGTTGTTGCAGAAGCTGAGGCAGCTCCTGTTGTTGCTGAAGCTGAGGCAGCCCCTGTTgtagctgaagctgaagcagcCCCCGTTGTTGCAGAAGCTGAAGCAGCTCCTGTTGTAGCTGAAGCTGAGGCAGCCCCTGTTGTAGCTGAAGCTGAGGCAGCCCCTGTTGTAGCTGAAGCTGAGGCAGCCCCTGTTGTTGCTGAAGCTGAGGCAGCCCCTGTTGTAGCTGCAGCTGAGGCAGCTCCCATTGTTGCAGAAGCTGAGGCAGCCCCTGTTGTAGCTGAAGCTGAGGCAGCTCCCGTTGTTGCAGAAGCAGAGGCAGCCCCTGTTGTAGCTGAAGCTGAGGCAGCTCCCATTGCAGCAGAAGCTGAGGCAGCCCCTGTTGTAGCTGAAGCTGAGGCAGCTCCCGTTGTTGCTGAAGCTGAGGCAGCCCCCATTGTAGCTGAAGCTGAG GCAGCCCCCGTTGTAAAGGAGGCTGAAGCTGAGGCAGCCCCCGTTGTAGCTGAAGCTGAGGCAGCCCCCATTGTTGCTGAAGCTGAGGCAGCCCCCATTGTAAAGGAGGCAGAAGCTGAGGCCGCCCCTGTTGTAAAGGAGGCAGAAGCTGAGGCAGCCCCCGCAGCGAAGGAGGCCGAGGCAGAGGCTGCTCCTCCTCAGGGGGACGGCGGCGCACCAGCAGATCAGGCCGCCGCTAAAGACTCCGCCTCCTCAGAGGACACCGTCCCGCCCGCGGAGGGAGGCACAGATAGCGGAAGCAAGGCCGAGAGCCCTGCACTCAAGGACAAGGACCCGAAAAAGCAGACGGACGCAGGGAGCGGCCCTAAGGATGGGACGCCTGTGTAG
- the LOC135235317 gene encoding ATPase family AAA domain-containing protein 3-like isoform X25, translating into MSWLFGWRRGQSAPPPDSSETPSTPQAEGGSGGNGDDKPKDKWSNFDPTGLERAARAARELDKSQHAKEALDMARLQEQTLQMEHQSKLKEYEAAVEQLKGEQIRSQGEERRKTIAEETKQHQARAQYQDKLARQRYEDQLRQQQAINEESLRKQEESVQKQEAMRKATIEHEMELRHKNELLRVDAEYKARARVERENADINREQIRLKAAEHRQTVLESIRTAGAVFGEGFRAFVSDWDKVTVTAAGLTLLAVGVYSARNATAVAGRYIEARLGKPSLVRETSRITVGEAIKHPVKVTKRVMSKPEDALEGVVLSPPLEERVRDIAIATRNTRKNRGLYRNILMYGPPGTGKTLFAKKLASHSGMDYAIMTGGDVAPMGRDGVTAMHKVFDWASTSRRGVLLFVDEADAFLRKRATEKISEDLRATLNAFLYRTGEQSNKFMLVLASNQPEQFDWAINDRIDEIVNFALPGPEERERLVRLYFDRYVLGPATGGRQRLKLAKFDYGEKCSEIAQRVEGMSGREISKLGVAWQAAAYSSEDGVLTEAMIDARVVDAVQQHLQKMDWLQREGGPESGGKVGITLPREGGAPGGQMGFAAAPGGVPLAQEALESEAGVALPQEAVIPLVQAAIPLIKEAEAEAAPIVAEAEAVPVVKEAEAEAAPVVAEAEAAPVVAAAEAAPVVAEAEAAPVVAEAEAAPVVTEAEAAPVVAAAEAAPVVAEAEAAPVVAEAEAAPVVAEAEAAPVVAEAEAAPVVAEAEAAPVVAEAEAAPVVAEAEAAPVVAEAEAAPVVAEAEAAPVVAAAEAAPIVAEAEAAPVVAEAEAAPVVAEAEAAPVVAEAEAAPIAAEAEAAPVVAEAEAAPVVAEAEAAPIVAEAEAAPVEAEAEAAPVVKEAEAEAAPAAKEAEAEAAPPQGDGGAPADQAAAKDSASSEDTVPPAEGGTDSGSKAESPALKDKDPKKQTDAGSGPKDGTPV; encoded by the exons atgtcCTGGCTGTTCGGCTGGAGAAGGGGGCAGTCCGCTCCACCACCTGATTCTTCTGAAACACCGTCAACTCCTCAGGCAGAGGGGGGTTCGGGGGGAAATGGAGACGATAAACCCAAGGACAAATGGAGCAACTTCGACCCGACTGGACTGGAACGAGCTGCACGGGCGGCCAGAGAACTGGACAAGTCCC AACATGCAAAGGAGGCGCTGGATATGGCCCGACTGCAAGAGCAGACGCTGCAGATGGAGCACCAGAGCAAGCTGAAG GAATATGAAGCCGCTGTGGAACAGCTGAAGGGGGAACAGATCCGCTCCCAGGGGGAGGAGCGGCGAAAGACCATCGCCGAGGAGACCAAACAGCATCAGGCA AGGGCACAGTACCAAGACAAACTAGCCAGGCAGAGGTACGAGGATCAGTTAAGGCAACAG CAAGCCATCAACGAGGAGAGCCTGCGCAAGCAGGAAGAATCCGtgcagaaacaggaagccatgagGAAAG CAACGATCGAGCACGAGATGGAGTTGCGGCACAAGAACGAACTGTTGCGCGTGGACGCGGAGTACAAAGCGCGCGCCCGCGTGGAGCGGGAGAACGCGGACATCAACCGCGAGCAGATCCGTCTGAAAGCTGCCGAACACCGTCAGACTGTCCTGGAGTCCATTCG GACCGCTGGTGCTGTGTTTGGGGAAGGTTTTCGAGCCTTCGTGTCGGACTGGGACAAAGTCACAGTGACG GCGGCTGGCCTAACCCTGCTGGCGGTGGGCGTGTACTCCGCCCGGAACGCCACCGCCGTGGCAGGGCGCTATATCGAGGCCAGGCTGGGGAAGCCCTCGCTGGTCAGAGAGACGTCCAGGATCACCGTGGGGGAGGCCATCAAACACCCCGTGAAG GTGACAAAGCGGGTGATGAGTAAGCCAGAGGATGCCCTAGAGGGAGTGGTGCTCAGT CCACCTCTGGAGGAACGGGTGCGCGACATCGCCATAGCGACCCGGAACACTCGGAAGAACCGCGGCCTCTACCGGAACATTCTCATGTACGGCCCGCCCGGCACCGGCAAGACCCTCTTTGCCAAG AAGCTGGCGTCGCACTCGGGCATGGACTACGCCATCATGACCGGGGGGGACGTGGCGCCCATGGGGCGGGACGGCGTCACCGCCATGCACAAGGTCTTCGACTGGGCCAGCACCAGCCGCCGCGG AGTCCTGCTCTTCGTAGACGAAGCCGACGCGTTCCTACGGAAACGAGCCact GAGAAGATCAGTGAAGACCTCAGGGCCACACTGAACGCGTTCCTCTACCGCACAGGAGAGCAGAGCAACaa GTTTATGCTAGTGCTAGCTAGTAACCAGCCGGAGCAGTTTGACTGGGCGATAAACGACCGGATCGATGAGATCGTCAACTTCGCCCTGCCGGGGCCCGAGGAACGGGAGAGACTGGTGCGGCTGTACTTCGACCGTTATGTGCTGGGGCCTGCCACCGGAGGGCGCCA GAGACTGAAACTGGCCAAGTTTGACTACGGGGAAAAGTGTTCGGAGATTGCCCAGCGGGTCGAAGGCATGTCCGGCCGAGAAATCTCCAAACTGGGCGTGGCCTGGCAG gcggcAGCGTACTCTTCGGAGGACGGGGTCCTGACGGAGGCCATGATTGACGCGCGGGTGGTGGACGCCGTGCAGCAGCACCTGCAGAAGATGGACtggctgcagagggaggggggccccGAGAGCGGGGGCAAGGTCGGCATCACGCTGCCCAGGGAGGGGGGCGCCCCGGGGGGGCAGATGGGCTTCGCGGCGGCCCCGGGAGGGGTCCCGCTGGCCCAGGAGGCGCTGGAGAGCGAGGCGGGGGTCGCGCTGCCTCAGGAGGCGGTGATCCCTCTGGTCCAGGCGGCCATTCCACTCATCAAAGAGGCTGAAGCTGAGGCAGCCCCCATTgtagctgaagctgaagcagtCCCCGTTGTAAAGGAGGCTGAAGCTGAGGCAGCCCCCGTTGTTGCAGAAGCTGAGGCAGCTCCTGTTGttgctgcagctgaagcagccCCCGTTGTTGCAGAAGCTGAGGCAGCCCCTGTTgttgctgaagctgaagcagcCCCCGTTGTTACAGAAGCTGAGGCAGCCCCTGTTGtagctgcagctgaagcagccCCCGTTGTTGCAGAAGCTGAAGCAGCCCCCGTTGTTGCAGAAGCTGAGGCAGCTCCTGTTGTTGCTGAAGCTGAGGCAGCCCCTGTTgtagctgaagctgaagcagcCCCCGTTGTTGCAGAAGCTGAAGCAGCTCCTGTTGTAGCTGAAGCTGAGGCAGCCCCTGTTGTAGCTGAAGCTGAGGCAGCCCCTGTTGTAGCTGAAGCTGAGGCAGCCCCTGTTGTTGCTGAAGCTGAGGCAGCCCCTGTTGTAGCTGCAGCTGAGGCAGCTCCCATTGTTGCAGAAGCTGAGGCAGCCCCTGTTGTAGCTGAAGCTGAGGCAGCTCCCGTTGTTGCAGAAGCAGAGGCAGCCCCTGTTGTAGCTGAAGCTGAGGCAGCTCCCATTGCAGCAGAAGCTGAGGCAGCCCCTGTTGTAGCTGAAGCTGAGGCAGCTCCCGTTGTTGCTGAAGCTGAGGCAGCCCCCATTGTAGCTGAAGCTGAG GCAGCCCCTGTT GAGGCAGAAGCTGAGGCCGCCCCTGTTGTAAAGGAGGCAGAAGCTGAGGCAGCCCCCGCAGCGAAGGAGGCCGAGGCAGAGGCTGCTCCTCCTCAGGGGGACGGCGGCGCACCAGCAGATCAGGCCGCCGCTAAAGACTCCGCCTCCTCAGAGGACACCGTCCCGCCCGCGGAGGGAGGCACAGATAGCGGAAGCAAGGCCGAGAGCCCTGCACTCAAGGACAAGGACCCGAAAAAGCAGACGGACGCAGGGAGCGGCCCTAAGGATGGGACGCCTGTGTAG
- the LOC135235317 gene encoding ATPase family AAA domain-containing protein 3-like isoform X14 yields the protein MSWLFGWRRGQSAPPPDSSETPSTPQAEGGSGGNGDDKPKDKWSNFDPTGLERAARAARELDKSQHAKEALDMARLQEQTLQMEHQSKLKEYEAAVEQLKGEQIRSQGEERRKTIAEETKQHQARAQYQDKLARQRYEDQLRQQQAINEESLRKQEESVQKQEAMRKATIEHEMELRHKNELLRVDAEYKARARVERENADINREQIRLKAAEHRQTVLESIRTAGAVFGEGFRAFVSDWDKVTVTAAGLTLLAVGVYSARNATAVAGRYIEARLGKPSLVRETSRITVGEAIKHPVKVTKRVMSKPEDALEGVVLSPPLEERVRDIAIATRNTRKNRGLYRNILMYGPPGTGKTLFAKKLASHSGMDYAIMTGGDVAPMGRDGVTAMHKVFDWASTSRRGVLLFVDEADAFLRKRATEKISEDLRATLNAFLYRTGEQSNKFMLVLASNQPEQFDWAINDRIDEIVNFALPGPEERERLVRLYFDRYVLGPATGGRQRLKLAKFDYGEKCSEIAQRVEGMSGREISKLGVAWQAAAYSSEDGVLTEAMIDARVVDAVQQHLQKMDWLQREGGPESGGKVGITLPREGGAPGGQMGFAAAPGGVPLAQEALESEAGVALPQEAVIPLVQAAIPLIKEAEAEAAPIVAEAEAVPVVKEAEAEAAPVVAEAEAAPVVAAAEAAPVVAEAEAAPVVAEAEAAPVVTEAEAAPVVAAAEAAPVVAEAEAAPVVAEAEAAPVVAEAEAAPVVAEAEAAPVVAEAEAAPVVAEAEAAPVVAEAEAAPVVAEAEAAPVVAEAEAAPVVAAAEAAPIVAEAEAAPVVAEAEAAPVVAEAEAAPVVAEAEAAPIAAEAEAAPVVAEAEAAPVVAEAEAAPIVAEAEVVREAEAEAAPVVAEAETAPIVAEAEAAPVVKEAEAEAAPVVKEAEAEAAPAAKEAEAEAAPPQGDGGAPADQAAAKDSASSEDTVPPAEGGTDSGSKAESPALKDKDPKKQTDAGSGPKDGTPV from the exons atgtcCTGGCTGTTCGGCTGGAGAAGGGGGCAGTCCGCTCCACCACCTGATTCTTCTGAAACACCGTCAACTCCTCAGGCAGAGGGGGGTTCGGGGGGAAATGGAGACGATAAACCCAAGGACAAATGGAGCAACTTCGACCCGACTGGACTGGAACGAGCTGCACGGGCGGCCAGAGAACTGGACAAGTCCC AACATGCAAAGGAGGCGCTGGATATGGCCCGACTGCAAGAGCAGACGCTGCAGATGGAGCACCAGAGCAAGCTGAAG GAATATGAAGCCGCTGTGGAACAGCTGAAGGGGGAACAGATCCGCTCCCAGGGGGAGGAGCGGCGAAAGACCATCGCCGAGGAGACCAAACAGCATCAGGCA AGGGCACAGTACCAAGACAAACTAGCCAGGCAGAGGTACGAGGATCAGTTAAGGCAACAG CAAGCCATCAACGAGGAGAGCCTGCGCAAGCAGGAAGAATCCGtgcagaaacaggaagccatgagGAAAG CAACGATCGAGCACGAGATGGAGTTGCGGCACAAGAACGAACTGTTGCGCGTGGACGCGGAGTACAAAGCGCGCGCCCGCGTGGAGCGGGAGAACGCGGACATCAACCGCGAGCAGATCCGTCTGAAAGCTGCCGAACACCGTCAGACTGTCCTGGAGTCCATTCG GACCGCTGGTGCTGTGTTTGGGGAAGGTTTTCGAGCCTTCGTGTCGGACTGGGACAAAGTCACAGTGACG GCGGCTGGCCTAACCCTGCTGGCGGTGGGCGTGTACTCCGCCCGGAACGCCACCGCCGTGGCAGGGCGCTATATCGAGGCCAGGCTGGGGAAGCCCTCGCTGGTCAGAGAGACGTCCAGGATCACCGTGGGGGAGGCCATCAAACACCCCGTGAAG GTGACAAAGCGGGTGATGAGTAAGCCAGAGGATGCCCTAGAGGGAGTGGTGCTCAGT CCACCTCTGGAGGAACGGGTGCGCGACATCGCCATAGCGACCCGGAACACTCGGAAGAACCGCGGCCTCTACCGGAACATTCTCATGTACGGCCCGCCCGGCACCGGCAAGACCCTCTTTGCCAAG AAGCTGGCGTCGCACTCGGGCATGGACTACGCCATCATGACCGGGGGGGACGTGGCGCCCATGGGGCGGGACGGCGTCACCGCCATGCACAAGGTCTTCGACTGGGCCAGCACCAGCCGCCGCGG AGTCCTGCTCTTCGTAGACGAAGCCGACGCGTTCCTACGGAAACGAGCCact GAGAAGATCAGTGAAGACCTCAGGGCCACACTGAACGCGTTCCTCTACCGCACAGGAGAGCAGAGCAACaa GTTTATGCTAGTGCTAGCTAGTAACCAGCCGGAGCAGTTTGACTGGGCGATAAACGACCGGATCGATGAGATCGTCAACTTCGCCCTGCCGGGGCCCGAGGAACGGGAGAGACTGGTGCGGCTGTACTTCGACCGTTATGTGCTGGGGCCTGCCACCGGAGGGCGCCA GAGACTGAAACTGGCCAAGTTTGACTACGGGGAAAAGTGTTCGGAGATTGCCCAGCGGGTCGAAGGCATGTCCGGCCGAGAAATCTCCAAACTGGGCGTGGCCTGGCAG gcggcAGCGTACTCTTCGGAGGACGGGGTCCTGACGGAGGCCATGATTGACGCGCGGGTGGTGGACGCCGTGCAGCAGCACCTGCAGAAGATGGACtggctgcagagggaggggggccccGAGAGCGGGGGCAAGGTCGGCATCACGCTGCCCAGGGAGGGGGGCGCCCCGGGGGGGCAGATGGGCTTCGCGGCGGCCCCGGGAGGGGTCCCGCTGGCCCAGGAGGCGCTGGAGAGCGAGGCGGGGGTCGCGCTGCCTCAGGAGGCGGTGATCCCTCTGGTCCAGGCGGCCATTCCACTCATCAAAGAGGCTGAAGCTGAGGCAGCCCCCATTgtagctgaagctgaagcagtCCCCGTTGTAAAGGAGGCTGAAGCTGAGGCAGCCCCCGTTGTTGCAGAAGCTGAGGCAGCTCCTGTTGttgctgcagctgaagcagccCCCGTTGTTGCAGAAGCTGAGGCAGCCCCTGTTgttgctgaagctgaagcagcCCCCGTTGTTACAGAAGCTGAGGCAGCCCCTGTTGtagctgcagctgaagcagccCCCGTTGTTGCAGAAGCTGAAGCAGCCCCCGTTGTTGCAGAAGCTGAGGCAGCTCCTGTTGTTGCTGAAGCTGAGGCAGCCCCTGTTgtagctgaagctgaagcagcCCCCGTTGTTGCAGAAGCTGAAGCAGCTCCTGTTGTAGCTGAAGCTGAGGCAGCCCCTGTTGTAGCTGAAGCTGAGGCAGCCCCTGTTGTAGCTGAAGCTGAGGCAGCCCCTGTTGTTGCTGAAGCTGAGGCAGCCCCTGTTGTAGCTGCAGCTGAGGCAGCTCCCATTGTTGCAGAAGCTGAGGCAGCCCCTGTTGTAGCTGAAGCTGAGGCAGCTCCCGTTGTTGCAGAAGCAGAGGCAGCCCCTGTTGTAGCTGAAGCTGAGGCAGCTCCCATTGCAGCAGAAGCTGAGGCAGCCCCTGTTGTAGCTGAAGCTGAGGCAGCTCCCGTTGTTGCTGAAGCTGAGGCAGCCCCCATTGTAGCTGAAGCTGAGGTTGTAAGGGAAGCAGAAGCTGAGGCAGCTCCTGTTGTAGCTGAAGCTGAGACAGCCCCCATTGTAGCTGAAGCTGAGGCAGCCCCTGTTGTAAAGGAGGCAGAAGCTGAGGCAGCCCCCGTTGTAAAGGAG GCAGAAGCTGAGGCAGCCCCCGCAGCGAAGGAGGCCGAGGCAGAGGCTGCTCCTCCTCAGGGGGACGGCGGCGCACCAGCAGATCAGGCCGCCGCTAAAGACTCCGCCTCCTCAGAGGACACCGTCCCGCCCGCGGAGGGAGGCACAGATAGCGGAAGCAAGGCCGAGAGCCCTGCACTCAAGGACAAGGACCCGAAAAAGCAGACGGACGCAGGGAGCGGCCCTAAGGATGGGACGCCTGTGTAG